The following proteins come from a genomic window of Flavobacterium eburneipallidum:
- a CDS encoding helix-turn-helix domain-containing protein: protein MRTIETKKEYTAIINRIEELLILVDNTTPTTDKNFIELDLLSDLVADYEEVSDPIKAPTLVEAMKLRMYERGLNQKRLSELLGVSTSRVSEYLTGKSEPPLKIAREISQKLDIDPMIVLGI from the coding sequence ATGAGAACAATAGAAACAAAAAAAGAATACACCGCTATAATCAACCGTATCGAGGAATTATTAATCCTCGTAGATAACACCACGCCTACTACCGATAAAAACTTCATCGAATTGGATTTGCTTTCTGACTTAGTTGCTGATTATGAAGAAGTAAGCGACCCCATAAAAGCGCCAACACTTGTAGAAGCTATGAAATTGCGTATGTATGAACGAGGTTTAAATCAAAAACGGCTGTCGGAATTACTAGGTGTTAGCACTTCAAGAGTCAGTGAATATTTAACTGGCAAAAGTGAACCGCCGCTAAAAATAGCAAGAGAAATTAGCCAAAAACTAGATATTGACCCTATGATTGTTTTGGGTATTTGA
- a CDS encoding transketolase family protein, with the protein MNQKIDNLAADNIRALAISMVEKANSGHPGGAMGGADFLHILYTEYLNFDPTEMDWPFRDRFFMDAGHLSALMYAQYNLLGNYKKEDLQSFRQWGSITPGHPEVDVLRGIENTSGPLGQGHAMGAGAAIAAKFLDARFNGLFEHKIYGFITDGGVQEEISQGVGRIAGHLGLNNFIMFYDSNDVQLSSMTDEVTSEDTAMKYEAWGWKVITIDGHDHEQIRKALNDANAETEKPTLIIGKTIMGKGCVLADGSMYEGECELHGKPIGDTKADFTKTLINLGANPESSFDIFPEVQAHYTSVLAKKTAAAAEQKAKIAAWKTANPALASKMDSFLSGVLPDLDLSQVVQKANVATREASSAVLGYLAENLENVIVSSADLSNSDKTDGFLKKSSVLQKNDFSGAFLQAGVAELTMTAIANGIALHGGVVAVVATFFVFSDYMKPAIRLAAIQELPVKYVLTHDSFRVGEDGPTHQPIEQEAQMRLMEKVKNHSGNPSLLALRPADAIETSVAWDMALKNTKTPTALILSRQNIKDIPAVSSRYEEATAAKKGGYLVKSTPNADITLFANGSEVSTLLGAAEILENENNLKVNVASIISEGLFKLQSKEYQGSIIPKGKLVFGLTAGLPVNLEGLIGDSGKVVGLDHFGYSAPASVLDQKFGFNPESAAKEILKYIAESK; encoded by the coding sequence ATGAATCAAAAAATTGACAATTTAGCCGCAGATAACATAAGAGCATTAGCCATTTCGATGGTAGAAAAGGCAAATTCAGGACATCCTGGAGGCGCTATGGGAGGTGCTGATTTCTTGCACATTCTATACACCGAATATTTGAATTTTGACCCAACTGAAATGGATTGGCCATTTAGAGATCGTTTCTTTATGGATGCGGGTCACTTATCGGCTTTGATGTATGCGCAATACAATTTATTAGGAAATTATAAAAAAGAAGATCTTCAAAGTTTCAGACAATGGGGTTCAATCACGCCAGGCCACCCTGAAGTAGATGTGTTAAGAGGAATCGAAAACACTTCTGGACCATTAGGACAAGGTCACGCTATGGGAGCTGGAGCTGCTATTGCTGCGAAATTCCTTGACGCTAGATTCAACGGTCTTTTCGAACACAAAATCTACGGTTTTATCACGGATGGTGGTGTTCAGGAAGAAATCTCTCAAGGTGTGGGTCGTATTGCAGGACATTTAGGTTTGAACAACTTTATCATGTTTTATGATTCGAATGATGTGCAACTTTCTTCTATGACAGACGAAGTGACATCAGAAGATACGGCTATGAAATACGAAGCTTGGGGATGGAAAGTAATCACTATTGATGGTCACGATCACGAGCAAATTCGTAAAGCGTTGAACGATGCGAATGCTGAAACTGAAAAACCAACCTTAATTATTGGTAAAACCATTATGGGTAAAGGTTGCGTTCTTGCAGATGGGTCTATGTATGAAGGAGAATGCGAATTGCACGGAAAACCAATTGGTGATACCAAAGCAGATTTCACAAAAACTTTAATCAATTTAGGAGCAAATCCTGAAAGTTCTTTCGATATTTTCCCAGAAGTTCAAGCACACTACACATCAGTTTTAGCTAAAAAAACGGCTGCTGCTGCTGAACAAAAAGCAAAAATTGCTGCATGGAAAACGGCTAACCCAGCATTGGCATCCAAAATGGATTCGTTCCTTTCTGGTGTACTTCCTGATTTAGATTTGAGTCAAGTAGTTCAAAAAGCAAATGTAGCTACGAGAGAAGCTTCATCAGCTGTATTGGGTTATTTAGCAGAAAATTTAGAAAACGTAATCGTTTCTTCTGCCGATTTATCGAACAGTGATAAAACAGATGGTTTCTTGAAAAAATCTTCTGTATTGCAAAAAAATGATTTCAGCGGAGCTTTCTTGCAAGCTGGAGTGGCTGAATTAACAATGACGGCTATTGCCAACGGAATTGCTCTTCACGGAGGTGTTGTGGCTGTAGTAGCGACTTTCTTTGTGTTTTCTGATTATATGAAACCAGCGATTCGTTTGGCTGCTATTCAGGAATTGCCTGTAAAATATGTCTTGACTCACGATTCATTCAGAGTTGGAGAAGATGGACCAACCCACCAACCAATTGAGCAAGAAGCGCAAATGCGTTTGATGGAAAAAGTAAAAAATCACTCGGGAAATCCAAGTTTATTAGCACTTCGTCCTGCTGATGCTATCGAAACTTCAGTAGCTTGGGATATGGCGTTGAAAAACACTAAAACACCAACTGCTTTGATTCTTTCTAGACAAAACATCAAAGACATTCCTGCTGTATCATCTAGATATGAGGAAGCAACAGCAGCTAAAAAAGGTGGTTATTTAGTAAAATCGACTCCAAATGCTGATATTACTTTATTCGCAAATGGATCGGAAGTTTCTACATTATTAGGCGCTGCTGAAATTTTAGAAAACGAAAACAATCTAAAAGTAAACGTAGCCTCTATCATTTCTGAAGGATTGTTCAAATTACAGTCAAAAGAGTACCAAGGAAGCATCATCCCTAAAGGAAAATTAGTTTTCGGTCTTACGGCTGGACTTCCTGTAAACTTGGAAGGATTGATTGGCGATAGCGGAAAAGTAGTTGGATTAGACCATTTTGGTTATTCAGCTCCAGCTAGTGTGTTGGATCAAAAATTCGGATTCAACCCTGAAAGTGCTGCTAAAGAAATCTTGAAATATATTGCAGAAAGTAAATAA